The DNA segment catattattttaaacgaagTTAAATTTTTTCAATGACTTTGACAGCTATTATTGATTTTTGACAAGTTTTTTCACTTGTAGGTAAttctagtattttattttgttaacagtTTTATTGATTAAAGTTAACAAGTGCTACAATGTCGACTGCCAAAAGGAAAgcgttatttatatgtttaggtAAGtccaattgtaataaatatattataaattccatGAAAACAGACACAGATATTATGGATTGAAATTTTGGTAGGAAATATTTGCCGGTCACCGATAGCAGAAGGTGTATTTCAAAAGGCGGTAAATGATATTGGAGAAGGTGATAAATGGGAGGTAGACAGTGCTGCAATAGGCAGCTGGCATGTTGGTAACCCACCTGATTGGAGAGCTCTGGATACTATGAAGAAACATGATGTGCCTTATAACAACTGTGCCAGGCAGGTATGTGTGCTATCGAGTTATTAGAAGAAtacttgatgaaattttgtacaaaatttacataaatatttaaaaaatggctTGACAAAGAACTTTCTTATTAGTATTTTCATAGTCAACCAATACCATCATATTGCCTATggatgtattaataaaaacttaacctGTTCAATATGATcagagtaaataaaaattatcacttCCTATCCtattaagtgaaaaaaaaacttatatatatttattaaagtaattagaATCAAATTCTGAGtacttgaaataaatgttttagataTTAAATGTTGATACTCTCTGAATATCTActtgttattttacttattcaGACATTTGGCTATTATTCAAATCAACACAAAGTAAAAGCCATACACAATGAATAGATTTGTCTATAAATAgtcttaaataacaattaaataatgtatatgtcatgtacatattataatagtgtAACTATATGCAATGTATAcagtaaaaataactaatataaacaCTTAGTTTATTTTGCTACAAGCTATGAAGTATTAGTGTATGtggacattataaataaattatttaatcaatattatatttacttttagcaaagtaataaattataaatatgttacttaTTAGGTAACATCTGAGGATTTCAATCATTATGACTTCATATTTGGAATGGATGAAGCTAATATGAGGGATCTAAGTAAAAGGGCACCCAAAGGTTCCAAGGCTAAACTGCTACTGTTTGGGGACTTTGATCCTCAAGGTGACAGGATCATAAGGGATCCTTATTATGTAAGCATAAACAATTttctatactatttataaacttaaatatgaaCTGGATAATACCATTGCTGCTATTAATTGTTaaccaaatttgtttttaagtattatCATATACTTatgaaacaataacaaaattaaaagtattagtAATGTCTAAACTACAAAcaagttattttaacatatacttttactgcctcgttggtctagtggcttgatgtaaggcagaggagccggaggtcctgggttcaatttccaggtctggccaataaaaagttatcgggtttatctgtcagaaaattctcagtagcatcccggtgtccggaatttggaagtgtgcacactcccgtgcctcggaaagcatgtaaagccttAACTGTtgcctgaactctttacggtcttgtcggattgccgtcccatcggattatgagagtgagggaagag comes from the Nymphalis io chromosome 1, ilAglIoxx1.1, whole genome shotgun sequence genome and includes:
- the LOC126770609 gene encoding low molecular weight phosphotyrosine protein phosphatase-like; translation: MSTAKRKALFICLGNICRSPIAEGVFQKAVNDIGEGDKWEVDSAAIGSWHVGNPPDWRALDTMKKHDVPYNNCARQVTSEDFNHYDFIFGMDEANMRDLSKRAPKGSKAKLLLFGDFDPQGDRIIRDPYYDSDSSGFEKCYQQSVRCAKGFLEQLEKGAIK